Genomic segment of Prochlorothrix hollandica PCC 9006 = CALU 1027:
ATCTTTCAAGGGTTATTCTCAGGTCTCTTCTGGTCCAAAACCGGGTATCAACTTAAGCCGGGACCGTGGGACACGGAGCGCCCCACTATCCCGTTACTCTTGTTCCGCTTGAAGCGAGAACCCCCAAAACCGCTAGTGATCCAAAACCGCTAGCCATAGCCAAGACCCCGGTGGTGGCCAGTTCCAGTCTACCGTCCCTGGATCAAAGGATTTTGCCCCAATGTACCCAGGGGTCCTGGGGGACTGCTAGGATTCGTCAAGAACGTTTAAACTAAATCGGTTACCGTCCAGCGTATCCAAACATAAACCTTTATGGCTTTAGGAAACCTCCGGGATCTCTACCAGCAGGTGATCCTAGAACATTACAAAAAACCCCGACACCGGGGACGCACCAGCCCAGTCCATCGTCAGCAACGGGGCCACAATCCCTCCTGCGGCGACACCATTGAACTAACCCTGTGCTTAAACGAAGACCGCGATCGCATTGAGTCCATCCGCTTTGAAGGGGAGGGCTGTGCCATCTCCATGGCATCGGCAGACTTGATGGCTGATGCCGTTCAAGGGAAAACCGTAGCAGAAGCCCTCGCCATGGTGGAAACCTTCCAAGCCATGATGAAGGGCGATCAAGAGTTCCCAAAGGCCCAGCGAAAGTTGAATGTGATGCAAGGGGTATCACAGTTTCCAGTACGGATCAAATGTGCAAACTTGACCTGGCACGCCCTACGGGCCGCCTTAGAGCGGACAGAAGACTGGGAAGGGACAAAGCCAGAACCGGAAGGGGTCACCGATCAAGCTGATGCCTTTATCAGTACGGAATCTGAGTCGTGATCCATCTGAGTCGTGATCCAATCGTTGACTGACAGATCTCCTGAAACCCTGGAAATCTCGTTACGAGTTTGCGGCGCTTCAGGGACTTGTGTCAGTCAGGCTATACACATTAAAGAGCCGAAACCCTAGGGTTATGGAGCGGGCGCTCAGCGCCCTCAGCCTAAATTCAGGAGAGCCAAACGAGAGCACCCTCTTTTGCTGAACCATTTGCTGAACCATTTGCTGAACCATTTGCCGAACCATCTTCCCAGGTGTTCAGACCGATCCAATTCCATAACTGCAATTTAAAGGTGTCCAGGCTTTATGTCGATCGTTCCTGAATTCTTAGATGCTGCCAAATGGTTAGGACTCCTGACCCTGCTGGTGGCAGGACTGACCATCCTTGGATTCCGCCTACAATGGGGAATTCGCTTCCGACTAGTGGGTATTACTGGTTTTTTAATCGTATTGGGGGTGGGTAGTTTTGCCCTCAGCCTAGGGCTATATCAACATACCGCTATCCCCGGAGCCGTAGCCTACACTACCGTCTATGACACGGGGGCAACCCATGCGGTCATCGTGGTTAAAAATGATATTAATCCTGAGACCTTAGAAGCCACCTTGCGGCAAGCAGCCTATAGTCTATTTTCATCCGGGCGTTACGCCCAACCGGGGGAATCCCAGTTGGTAGTTCGTGCACGTACCCTGATTCACCCCAACCCCGGTATTTCTCAGCCCCTGTATTTAGGCGAGGTTCGCCGATCGCTATTTCAGCGGGCAGATGAAAATATGGACGTTAGTATTGATGAGAGCCAGTTTCAGATTTTGCAGCAGTATCAGGAAACTTCTGGGATAGATATCAAGTCTTAGGACATAACATCCACACGTTTTTAACCCCATTCGTCAGGGGTGCCTTCTGATGAGCGGGATGACAGGCTACAGCAACCCTAAATCAGTTGTAGGCATCTCGATGGCTGAAACCCTTGGTGTGGTGTGCCCCCGGAGGGGGCACACCACACGACCCATTTAGGACTGCTGTATGACGCTATCATTCCACCCACTGCTGAGAGGCTACACACTGCGACTCTAGGTTAACGAGTCTAGGTTAACGAGTCTAGGTTAACGAGTCTAGGTTAACCTGGCTTTCAGTTAATCCAGAGGAGCGCTGACTCAACCGTTGGGACTGGGTACAAATATCAATACACAACCCTGACCATAGAAACTCTGCTGGAGGTTTTATTGACCTATGTGGCAATCACTTTTACGGCCATCCCATTTTTTACTGACAGCATTGCGGCGATCGCCCCTGCTCCTGCGGCTGAGCTGTATTGCTCCCTTGGTGATCGTGGGTAGTCTCCTGGCTCCTCAACTGGTGCAAGCTGAATCACCCACCCTCATCAGCCTACAATTCCCCAAAAGCACCGGCGATGCGCCGCGCCGCACAGCAGGGTCGGGGGTTCGGGGGGCACCGGCTTGTATCACCAACCATCCCGACCAAACCCTGGTGGCACTGATGCCCAACGATCGGGTGAGCTTAACCCTGTCCGGTCAACCCAGCTTCTTTGTCTTTATTCCTCCCAATACGGCAGCGGAGGGAGTGTTTGAACTGTATTTGGATGAAAATCACTACGGCAGTTACATTGAACGCATCACCCTGTCGGGGGATCCTGGTTTAGTGCAGGTGACGGTGCCCCCAGAAATCAGCCTCAAAACCGAGGAAGATTATTTCTGGCGTTTTTCCTTAATCTGTGACCAGAAGTCCCCAGAAAACAATGCCATTGTCCAAGGCAGTGTCCGCCGTACCGAGTTAGCCCCTGAAGTCATAGCAGAACTGGAAGCTTTGCCCGAGGGATCCCTCGATCGGGCCAAGTTCTATGCAGAAAATAGGATTTGGCATGAGGCCACAGCGATGTTGTATGACATGCAAGAGAATGCGCCAGACGAGTGGTCTGAGTGGCTGGGATCGGTCAACTTAGGGTTTTTGATGGATGAGCCGTCAGCGTTGACCAGTTCTCCCACCTTGTTTTAGGGGTTTCAGGAACCATTAGACGACCTTGAAATACCAGGTTAATGGGGTGAGGTGCTCAGCGCCTCACCCTTTTTGGGTTCTAGCTACTCCTGTTGGAAAAAAGGGGTGAGTTGTTCCATGACCCACAGGGCATCTTCCTGACTGAGAAAATAACGGTGGGCCAGGGGGATCCGTTGACCAGAATACAGCAGCAGATAGAGACCACAACCGCCAATGTCGGCGTTGGAACGGGAAGGTTCTAACCCACATTCAGCAGGTTGTTCAAAGGGATAAAATGTTTAAGAATTTCACAAACAAAAGGGGTTAAGAGATGAACTTAAAAGAACAAGAGATCGATGTCAAAGACATNNNNNNNNNNNNNNNNNNNNNNNNNNNNNNNNNNNNNNNNNNNNNNNNNNNNNNNNNNNNNNNNNNNNNNNNNNNNNNNNNNNNNNNNNNNNNNNNNNNNGTCTAGTCTTGAGATTTTTGGGAAGCCACTGTCAAAAATACTATTGCTTGAGTTGAGCATCCTGCTCTCTCAAGGGAGGAACAGCTCTATCCCCTTGATCTTGCTCTATCCCCCTCTGGCTCTGGGTTCCCTTAATTTTCTGTTTATCTTAGAAACCTGCTGAATGTGGGTTCTAACTGAAGCCGATCGATGGCATGGAGGGGATAGTGGCGAACCAGGGTGGTGAGGAAAGACTGGTGCTTCAGCTTAAAGGATGAGCCTTGGCGATCGAGATCCCAAGAGACGATCGACCCAAACATCATCAACATCACCCCACTACCCAGGATGAAGATCAAGCCGAAGGGATAGGCAAAGGCACGGCCATCGTCCTGAAACACCAGCCGCACAGCCACGGGATTCTCTAAAAACTGGTTGATTTGGGTCACCACCAGGGCACGACTGAGGTTGGGGTTACTGCCCAAGGGCGCTGTGACCGGAATAGTGCCCGCTGTGGTTCTCAGAACGACGGAGGCGGTGGAACTGAGGGCTGCACGATCGACGTTGTGGAGGGGAATACTTTGGCGACGATCGCCCTCCAACCCCAGGGACTCCACCGTACAACTGCCCACCCTTAAGGTAATGCGATCGCAGGTGAGGATGGTGACGCGACCCAAGCCCACCATGGTTGCTAGCCCTGTGGTAGCCAACAGGGTACACAGTAACCAGATTTTAAGGGGATAGAAGCGGAGGACTAAACCGGTGGGGGTAGGCTGGGCAACATGCATAGTTCCTAGGCGCTGAAGGATGGACGGGCTTCCGGCAAAATAACCATGGCATCCCCAAAGGAATAAAAACGGTAATGATGCTCAATGGCCAGGGCATAGAGATCCAACAACCGCTGCCGCCCCACCAGGGCACTGACAAGCATCATCAAGCTGGAACGGGGTAAGTGGAAGTTGGTCACCAATCCTTCAACCACCTGCCAGGGGTAACCGGGATGGATAAAAAGATTCACCTTGCCTTGGTATGGCTGTAGGGTACCCAAGGCGGCGGCTCCTTCTAACGCCCTCACTACCGTAGTACCCACGGCAATAATTCGCCCCCCTCGACTCTGGGTTTCGTGAATTTTAGCCACGGTTTCAGGGGAAATTTCAATCCATTCCCCATGCATGGCGTGGTGGTTAATGTTTTCCACTTCCACGGGCCGAAAGGTGCCCACTCCCACATGGAGGGTAATCTGGGCTTGGTCAATGCCCTGGGCCTGGAGTTGGGCCAAGAGTTCGGGGGTAAAGTGTAGCCCTGCGGTGGGGGCAGCGACCGCTCCGGGCTGGCTGCTATAGACCGTTTGGTATTGGTCGGGGGTCGCTTGGCTAGCGGTGATGTAGGGGGGGATGGGCACTTCCCCTAGGGTTTGGAAACAGTCCCAAAGACTCGTGTTGGGCGGTGGAGAAAACTGGAGCACCCGGCCTCCTGTGGGGATATCGGTGGCCAGGACGGTGGCAGTTAGGGCAGAAGCGGTTAGGGCAGAGGCGGTTAGATTTGGAGCAGTGCGGTCTGGAACAGTCGCCGTTGCTCCCCGATCGGCAGCAGACCCCCCATCCGCCTGGGGCGGGGTAAAAATAATTTGGGCACCGGGCTTGAGGCGGCGACCGGGTTTGACCAGGGTCAGCCAACGATCGTCACCGAGGGCTTCCAATAACAACACTTCTACCTCAGCCCCTAACCCTGGCCCAGCCCCCAGCCCTGACCCAGTCAGCCCTGGCCCAGCTCCTAAGGAACCGGCATCCACCAGTTTGTGGCCCCGCAGCCGTGCCGGAATCACCTGGGTATTGTTCAACACCAAGAGATCCCCAGGTTTCAGCCAGTGGGGGATTTGATAAAACCACTGATGCTCATGGCTGTGGGGACTG
This window contains:
- a CDS encoding DUF928 domain-containing protein; its protein translation is MWQSLLRPSHFLLTALRRSPLLLRLSCIAPLVIVGSLLAPQLVQAESPTLISLQFPKSTGDAPRRTAGSGVRGAPACITNHPDQTLVALMPNDRVSLTLSGQPSFFVFIPPNTAAEGVFELYLDENHYGSYIERITLSGDPGLVQVTVPPEISLKTEEDYFWRFSLICDQKSPENNAIVQGSVRRTELAPEVIAELEALPEGSLDRAKFYAENRIWHEATAMLYDMQENAPDEWSEWLGSVNLGFLMDEPSALTSSPTLF
- the sufU gene encoding Fe-S cluster assembly sulfur transfer protein SufU codes for the protein MALGNLRDLYQQVILEHYKKPRHRGRTSPVHRQQRGHNPSCGDTIELTLCLNEDRDRIESIRFEGEGCAISMASADLMADAVQGKTVAEALAMVETFQAMMKGDQEFPKAQRKLNVMQGVSQFPVRIKCANLTWHALRAALERTEDWEGTKPEPEGVTDQADAFISTESES
- the queA gene encoding tRNA preQ1(34) S-adenosylmethionine ribosyltransferase-isomerase QueA, with the translated sequence MAFSIAPQPIDSQLSSYDYLLPPDRIAQNPVVPRDRSRLLVVNSPHSHEHQWFYQIPHWLKPGDLLVLNNTQVIPARLRGHKLVDAGSLGAGPGLTGSGLGAGPGLGAEVEVLLLEALGDDRWLTLVKPGRRLKPGAQIIFTPPQADGGSAADRGATATVPDRTAPNLTASALTASALTATVLATDIPTGGRVLQFSPPPNTSLWDCFQTLGEVPIPPYITASQATPDQYQTVYSSQPGAVAAPTAGLHFTPELLAQLQAQGIDQAQITLHVGVGTFRPVEVENINHHAMHGEWIEISPETVAKIHETQSRGGRIIAVGTTVVRALEGAAALGTLQPYQGKVNLFIHPGYPWQVVEGLVTNFHLPRSSLMMLVSALVGRQRLLDLYALAIEHHYRFYSFGDAMVILPEARPSFSA
- a CDS encoding Ycf51 family protein translates to MSIVPEFLDAAKWLGLLTLLVAGLTILGFRLQWGIRFRLVGITGFLIVLGVGSFALSLGLYQHTAIPGAVAYTTVYDTGATHAVIVVKNDINPETLEATLRQAAYSLFSSGRYAQPGESQLVVRARTLIHPNPGISQPLYLGEVRRSLFQRADENMDVSIDESQFQILQQYQETSGIDIKS